Proteins from a genomic interval of Halorussus rarus:
- a CDS encoding ABC transporter ATP-binding protein, which translates to MNAVTIDGLTKSYGSTTALDGVSFEVEAGETFGLVGPNGAGKTTTLRILSTLLEPTDGSAAVFGDEVGRDANAVREAIRYLPAEAGAYDNMTGRQYLEFVAGFYLDDPGPRVERGVEIAALGDRIDDDTAEYSTGMTRKLLVASALMTEPRLAILDEVTTGLDVRNARRVRDIIDDYPDAERSVLLSSHDMLEVATLCDRVALLDEGEIVGVGTPGELQERYDVDNLEEAFLEATA; encoded by the coding sequence ATGAACGCGGTGACGATCGACGGGCTGACCAAGTCCTACGGGTCGACGACCGCGCTCGACGGCGTCTCCTTCGAGGTCGAGGCCGGCGAGACGTTCGGGCTGGTCGGTCCCAACGGCGCGGGCAAGACCACGACGCTGCGCATCCTCTCGACGCTGCTCGAACCCACCGACGGCTCGGCGGCCGTCTTCGGCGACGAGGTCGGGCGCGACGCCAACGCCGTCAGGGAGGCCATCCGGTACCTCCCGGCGGAGGCCGGCGCGTACGACAACATGACCGGCCGGCAGTACCTGGAGTTCGTCGCCGGGTTCTACCTCGACGACCCCGGCCCGCGGGTCGAGCGCGGGGTCGAGATCGCCGCGCTCGGCGACCGCATCGACGACGACACCGCCGAGTACAGCACCGGGATGACCCGGAAGCTGCTGGTCGCGAGCGCGCTCATGACCGAGCCCCGACTCGCCATCCTCGACGAGGTGACCACCGGCCTCGACGTCCGGAACGCCCGGCGGGTCCGGGACATCATCGACGACTACCCCGACGCCGAACGGAGCGTCCTGCTGTCCTCCCACGACATGCTGGAGGTCGCCACCCTCTGCGACAGGGTCGCGCTCCTGGACGAGGGCGAGATCGTCGGCGTCGGAACGCCCGGGGAACTACAGGAGCGGTACGACGTCGATAACCTCGAGGAGGCGTTCCTGGAGGCGACCGCATGA
- a CDS encoding cytochrome P450: MSSADPQGLQAFPRELESRESWLEPFDWYREMRDEAPVRYDEDRRTWDVFRYEDVKRVLDDDETFSVNPRLASDFVEPDNPGEGLIFDTMLFQDPPRHDELRGVVDEEFQPRTLREREPHFRELAADLLDEAVEEDGGELEVVDDLAYPFPVTVIAELLGVPAAERDRFKTWSDTLVSAASDDEAGEEFAERQQQTQLEMAQYFMEMIEDRRENPQDDLMSQIVTAETGDGGRLSQEEALGMCILLLIAGNITTTNLIANAVRCFAGGDADLFEELRGDERRLGTALEEVLRHRSPVQAMSRVAAEDVTLRGENIAEGDRIIVWLGSANRDERQFDDPDEFRPDRSPTGHLGFGHGTHYCLGAPLARLEGRIALSELLDRVEGVELAAADLEPTRSSFVYGVDSLPIRYSNGA, encoded by the coding sequence ATGAGTTCAGCCGACCCGCAGGGGCTGCAGGCGTTCCCCCGGGAACTGGAGAGCCGGGAGTCGTGGCTCGAACCGTTCGACTGGTACCGGGAGATGCGCGACGAGGCGCCCGTCCGGTACGACGAGGACCGCCGGACGTGGGACGTGTTCCGGTACGAGGACGTCAAGCGCGTGCTGGACGACGACGAGACGTTCTCGGTGAATCCCCGCCTCGCCAGCGACTTCGTCGAGCCCGACAACCCCGGCGAGGGGCTCATCTTCGACACGATGCTGTTCCAGGACCCGCCGCGCCACGACGAACTCCGGGGCGTCGTCGACGAGGAGTTCCAGCCCCGGACGCTCCGCGAGCGCGAGCCCCACTTCCGGGAGCTGGCGGCCGACCTCCTGGACGAGGCGGTCGAGGAGGATGGCGGGGAACTCGAGGTCGTCGACGACCTGGCGTACCCGTTCCCGGTGACTGTCATCGCCGAGCTGCTGGGGGTGCCGGCCGCGGAGCGCGACCGGTTCAAGACGTGGTCGGACACTCTGGTCTCTGCCGCAAGCGACGACGAGGCCGGCGAGGAGTTCGCCGAGCGCCAGCAGCAGACCCAGCTGGAGATGGCCCAGTACTTCATGGAGATGATCGAGGACCGTCGGGAGAACCCGCAGGACGACCTGATGTCGCAGATCGTCACCGCCGAAACCGGCGATGGAGGCCGGCTCTCCCAGGAGGAGGCGCTGGGCATGTGCATCCTGCTGCTCATCGCGGGCAACATCACGACGACGAACCTCATCGCGAACGCGGTCCGGTGCTTCGCCGGGGGCGACGCGGACCTGTTCGAGGAGCTGCGGGGCGACGAGCGCCGGCTCGGCACCGCCCTGGAGGAGGTGCTGCGCCACCGGTCGCCGGTCCAGGCGATGAGCCGCGTGGCGGCCGAGGACGTCACGCTGCGCGGCGAGAACATCGCGGAGGGCGACCGCATCATCGTCTGGCTCGGGTCGGCGAACCGCGACGAGCGACAGTTCGACGACCCGGACGAGTTCCGGCCCGACCGGTCGCCCACCGGCCACCTCGGGTTCGGTCACGGCACCCACTACTGTCTGGGCGCCCCGCTGGCGCGCCTCGAGGGGCGAATCGCGCTCTCGGAGCTGCTCGACCGGGTCGAAGGCGTGGAGCTCGCCGCCGCCGACCTCGAACCCACCCGGAGCTCGTTCGTCTACGGCGTCGACTCGCTGCCGATCCGGTACTCGAACGGGGCGTAG
- a CDS encoding zinc-dependent alcohol dehydrogenase family protein: MRAAVLREYGEPLAIEDVDRPDPDPHGVVVETEACGICRSDWHAWQGHGEWADDQVPEGQILGHEPAGTVVAVGEDVSRFREGDRVAVPFNLGRGTCEQCRSGHGNVCEDGLALGFEADAPGAFAEEVHVPYADYNAVELPTGVSPVEMAGLGCRFATAYHGLAHRADLTSGDWVAVHGCGGVGLSAVHVADALGANVVAVDLADEKLAKAEELGADETVNAGVVADVPGRIREIAEKGAHVSVDALGVAETCRNSVACLGKRGQHLQLGLTTDEERGEVSLPTDAMAMNEVTFLGSRGMPPTRYGELIRMMDRNTVSPAALVTREVGLADVPDRLAAMSDYGTVGIEVVTEF, encoded by the coding sequence ATGAGAGCGGCAGTCCTGCGCGAGTACGGCGAACCCCTCGCGATCGAAGACGTCGACCGGCCCGACCCCGACCCCCACGGCGTCGTGGTCGAGACCGAAGCCTGCGGCATCTGCCGGAGCGACTGGCACGCCTGGCAGGGCCACGGCGAGTGGGCCGACGACCAGGTGCCCGAAGGTCAGATTCTGGGCCACGAACCCGCGGGCACCGTCGTCGCGGTCGGCGAGGACGTGTCCCGGTTCCGCGAGGGCGACCGGGTCGCGGTCCCGTTCAACCTCGGCCGTGGCACCTGCGAGCAGTGCCGGAGCGGTCACGGCAACGTCTGCGAGGACGGCCTGGCGCTGGGGTTCGAGGCCGACGCGCCCGGCGCGTTCGCCGAGGAAGTCCACGTCCCCTACGCCGACTACAACGCCGTAGAGCTCCCGACGGGGGTCTCGCCGGTCGAGATGGCCGGCCTCGGCTGCCGGTTCGCGACCGCGTACCACGGCCTCGCTCACCGCGCCGACCTGACGTCCGGCGACTGGGTCGCGGTCCACGGCTGCGGCGGGGTGGGCCTCTCGGCGGTCCACGTCGCGGACGCCCTCGGCGCGAACGTGGTCGCGGTCGACCTCGCCGACGAGAAGCTGGCGAAGGCCGAGGAACTGGGCGCCGACGAGACCGTGAACGCCGGCGTCGTCGCCGACGTGCCCGGGCGCATCCGGGAGATCGCCGAGAAGGGAGCGCACGTCTCGGTCGACGCGCTCGGGGTCGCCGAGACCTGCCGGAACTCCGTGGCGTGCCTGGGCAAGCGCGGCCAGCACCTCCAGCTCGGGCTGACCACCGACGAGGAGCGCGGGGAGGTGTCGCTGCCGACCGACGCGATGGCGATGAACGAGGTGACGTTCCTCGGCTCGCGCGGGATGCCCCCGACGCGGTACGGCGAGCTCATCCGGATGATGGACCGCAACACCGTCTCGCCCGCCGCGCTGGTCACCCGCGAGGTCGGCCTCGCCGACGTGCCCGACCGCCTCGCCGCGATGAGCGACTACGGCACGGTCGGCATCGAGGTCGTCACGGAGTTCTGA
- a CDS encoding HD domain-containing protein, with amino-acid sequence MSDETPDYGAQVREALPEIGDIEDEDLRERVVEAWTLGLARGGWRDVRDIPYAWNIHEVTNVEHVRGVTRIAVKSAEEQRDFHGADPDLDVIRAACLLHDVGKCYEYVDHVDAETLLDPDPRYAGETIPHSISGYALAHEVGCPLAVQRAIPHFLGEVPDRTLEAELVKSANSASSNAITQSAMGITLQEWVEKYSQTSD; translated from the coding sequence ATGTCCGACGAGACGCCCGACTACGGGGCCCAGGTGCGCGAGGCTCTCCCCGAAATCGGCGACATCGAGGACGAGGACCTGCGCGAGCGGGTCGTCGAGGCGTGGACGCTCGGCCTCGCTCGCGGCGGGTGGCGCGACGTCCGGGACATCCCGTACGCCTGGAACATCCACGAGGTGACGAACGTCGAGCACGTCCGCGGGGTCACGCGCATCGCGGTCAAGTCCGCCGAGGAGCAGCGGGACTTCCACGGTGCGGACCCGGACCTCGACGTGATTCGGGCAGCGTGCCTGCTCCACGACGTGGGCAAATGCTACGAGTACGTCGACCACGTCGACGCCGAGACCCTGCTCGACCCCGATCCGAGATACGCCGGCGAGACCATCCCCCACTCCATCTCGGGGTACGCGCTGGCCCACGAGGTCGGCTGCCCGCTGGCGGTCCAGCGCGCCATCCCCCACTTCCTCGGGGAGGTGCCCGACCGTACCCTCGAAGCGGAACTGGTCAAGAGCGCCAACTCAGCGAGCTCGAACGCCATCACCCAGTCGGCGATGGGCATCACGCTCCAGGAGTGGGTCGAGAAGTACAGTCAGACGAGCGACTGA
- a CDS encoding cupin domain-containing protein: protein MEKVAVDEVDNERNPMKVHSVRKPVSRALGTDHFAMNYFVLEPGESFSGGLHTHHDQEEVFYVESGTATFEVGLDRDEVVVDAGELVRFPPGEFQKGYNDGEATVEGWALGAPGASHDWDELQSRAYCPECDEETTQDVAMGDGRFELTCTECGTTQG from the coding sequence ATGGAGAAAGTCGCCGTCGACGAGGTCGACAACGAGCGCAACCCGATGAAGGTCCACAGCGTCCGCAAGCCGGTCTCGCGGGCGCTGGGCACCGACCACTTCGCGATGAACTACTTCGTGCTGGAACCGGGCGAGTCGTTCTCGGGCGGCCTGCACACCCACCACGACCAGGAGGAGGTGTTCTACGTCGAGTCGGGCACCGCGACCTTCGAGGTCGGCCTGGACCGCGACGAGGTCGTCGTGGACGCGGGCGAACTCGTCCGGTTCCCGCCCGGCGAGTTCCAGAAGGGGTACAACGACGGCGAGGCGACCGTCGAGGGGTGGGCGCTCGGCGCACCCGGCGCGAGCCACGACTGGGACGAACTCCAGTCGCGGGCCTACTGCCCGGAGTGCGACGAGGAGACGACCCAGGACGTGGCGATGGGCGACGGCCGCTTCGAACTGACCTGCACCGAGTGCGGGACGACGCAGGGGTAG
- a CDS encoding ABC transporter permease gives MSHFLRLLKKELRELARPRYLIPLLVAPLFVVVTLQGVGSIQDQADDPMAVAVVNQDAGEYGRLAVDTIDRTANVTSTSSGSSVSPRRVLERGDEASVVVVVPPDFTERIRADERANLSVHSAVDGVNFATGSASAKTAALVGAVNDRLALARSGANATALAPVGDVQTTYVRGTRVDASPGALTEAVSLRFFMLGMVMVFAIFGAGQLMIQGMGSEKENKTLETLLTMPVRRRTIVAAKLVSGALLGLLMAGLYTASIYFSRPSTGSGVASLPQLSGGDYLLVGVLLTLAIVDVLALALWLGVFADDSKGAQTLMVPLMLVVMAPVFVSMYFGLSSFSLPVKLALFAIPSTYPVVAPQRLLFGDLGLVYAGVAYQVGFAAVMVWLSVRLFDSDRLVTGDTGRLGSLVERLQE, from the coding sequence ATGAGCCACTTCCTCCGGCTCCTGAAGAAGGAGCTCCGGGAGCTCGCCCGACCGAGATACCTGATCCCGCTGCTGGTGGCGCCGCTGTTCGTCGTCGTCACGCTCCAGGGGGTCGGCTCGATCCAGGACCAGGCCGACGACCCGATGGCGGTCGCGGTGGTCAACCAGGACGCCGGCGAGTACGGCCGGCTGGCGGTCGACACCATCGACCGGACCGCGAACGTCACGTCGACCAGTTCGGGGTCGTCGGTCTCGCCGCGGCGCGTGCTCGAACGCGGGGATGAGGCGTCGGTCGTCGTCGTGGTCCCGCCCGACTTCACCGAGCGGATTCGGGCGGACGAGCGCGCGAACCTGTCGGTCCACTCGGCCGTCGACGGCGTGAACTTCGCGACCGGCAGCGCGTCCGCGAAGACGGCCGCGCTCGTCGGGGCGGTGAACGACCGGCTCGCGCTGGCGAGGTCCGGCGCGAACGCCACCGCGCTCGCGCCGGTCGGGGACGTCCAGACGACGTACGTCCGCGGGACGCGCGTCGACGCCTCGCCGGGCGCGCTGACCGAGGCGGTGTCGCTGCGGTTCTTCATGCTGGGGATGGTGATGGTGTTCGCCATCTTCGGCGCCGGCCAGCTGATGATCCAGGGGATGGGCAGCGAGAAGGAGAACAAGACCCTCGAGACCCTGCTGACGATGCCGGTCCGGCGCCGGACCATCGTGGCCGCCAAGCTGGTGAGCGGCGCGTTGCTCGGGCTGTTGATGGCCGGGCTCTACACCGCCTCCATCTACTTCTCCCGGCCGTCGACCGGGTCGGGCGTCGCCTCGCTCCCGCAACTGAGCGGCGGCGACTACCTGCTCGTGGGCGTGCTGCTCACGCTCGCCATCGTCGACGTGCTCGCGCTGGCGCTCTGGCTCGGCGTGTTCGCCGACGACAGCAAGGGCGCCCAGACCCTGATGGTCCCGCTCATGCTCGTGGTGATGGCGCCGGTGTTCGTCTCGATGTACTTCGGGCTCTCGTCGTTCTCGCTGCCGGTGAAGCTGGCGCTGTTCGCGATCCCCTCGACCTACCCGGTGGTCGCGCCCCAGCGCCTGCTGTTCGGCGACCTCGGGCTGGTCTACGCCGGCGTCGCCTACCAGGTCGGCTTCGCCGCCGTCATGGTCTGGCTGTCGGTGCGCCTGTTCGACTCCGACCGGCTCGTCACGGGCGACACCGGCCGGCTCGGGTCGCTCGTCGAGCGCCTCCAGGAGTGA
- a CDS encoding LLM class oxidoreductase: protein MTDRANLDHRNRGFRRLFGATDADESDDRDLTVGLFFPIATDATDAADPAALDDQMALATYAEELGFDALWVRDVPTYWPKFGDAGQVYDPWVYLGQAAARTDEVALATGSVVLPLRHPLHVAKAAASVDRLSNGRLVLGVASGDRPPEYAAFGVDEDARGQLFREHVRVLRTVWAEEFPEMESSLGTLDGSLDLVPKPTTESLPLLVTGHSRQSLDWIADRGDGWLQYRFPENTLENVLADWREAAGDKPYAQAMTVELKADPGAEMEHVHQGFAAGSEWLVDHVRALADRGVDHLAVGLRGGDRDARTVLAQFADEVLDEV, encoded by the coding sequence ATGACCGACCGCGCGAACCTGGACCACCGCAATCGCGGGTTCCGACGCCTCTTCGGGGCCACCGACGCGGACGAGTCAGACGACCGCGACCTCACCGTGGGCCTGTTCTTCCCCATCGCGACCGACGCGACCGACGCGGCCGACCCCGCGGCGCTGGACGACCAGATGGCCCTCGCGACGTACGCCGAGGAACTCGGGTTCGACGCGCTCTGGGTCCGGGACGTCCCGACCTACTGGCCGAAGTTCGGCGACGCGGGCCAGGTGTACGACCCCTGGGTCTACCTGGGACAGGCCGCGGCTCGGACCGACGAGGTGGCGCTCGCGACCGGCAGCGTCGTCCTCCCGCTCCGCCATCCGCTCCACGTCGCGAAGGCCGCCGCGTCGGTCGACCGACTCTCGAACGGCCGCCTCGTGCTCGGGGTCGCCTCGGGCGACCGGCCGCCGGAGTACGCGGCGTTCGGCGTCGACGAGGACGCGCGCGGCCAACTGTTCCGCGAGCACGTCCGGGTGCTCCGGACGGTCTGGGCCGAGGAGTTCCCGGAAATGGAGTCGTCGTTGGGGACGCTCGACGGGTCGCTCGACCTGGTCCCGAAGCCGACGACCGAGTCGCTGCCCCTGCTGGTGACCGGCCACTCGAGGCAGTCGCTCGACTGGATCGCCGACCGGGGCGACGGCTGGCTCCAGTACCGATTCCCCGAGAACACCCTGGAGAACGTCCTCGCCGACTGGCGCGAGGCCGCGGGCGACAAGCCCTACGCCCAGGCGATGACGGTGGAGCTGAAGGCCGACCCCGGTGCCGAGATGGAGCACGTCCACCAGGGGTTCGCCGCGGGCAGCGAGTGGCTGGTCGACCACGTCCGGGCGCTCGCCGACCGGGGCGTCGACCACCTCGCGGTCGGCCTCCGCGGCGGCGACCGGGACGCCCGGACGGTGCTGGCGCAGTTCGCCGACGAGGTGCTGGACGAGGTTTGA
- a CDS encoding thiamine pyrophosphate-binding protein, giving the protein MTHTSEALVEQLEDLGVEYVFGYPGGRVIELLDELPESDVEVVRPRDEREGSVMAEMYGRLTQTPGVLAGQGPWVGSIGTIGQMEARLSSSPMVALTEASERGDYSTLAPYQQSRGDYGGLELPKILDAVTKEHWFPRSPTETLRSVQLAFKHATAGRPGPTAVIFDGDAITEEVPEDPIPPVWNADEQVRNWDAAPTDRDVAAAAEALAEAEKPVIIAGNGVHAAQAYEELQSVAEAYDAVVATSYLGKSTIPETHDLAAGVIGSFGHEGANQVVSEADALLAVGCRLNPMDTNWQAPSFIRPDEQTIVHADVDTRNAGWVYPADVGLIGDASESLLALVEAAEAGGAGEDAGNGWARGRAESARESFSDPKCDSDDAPIKPQRAVKEIEAVVDEDTIVTADSGNNRFWLLNYLQTPGVRTYFGSGGVGGMGWATPAAVSAAITTDKDVVGVAGDGGFTMTMTSVEVAVEQGVAPTFVVLNDTSLGMVRQMQEDEGDIAGVEFHDTDFVAIAEGFGAEGVQATTPDELGAALAEGKDSDVPTVVDARIDRDEEMADQLQSSFYAEVGGLHE; this is encoded by the coding sequence ATGACCCACACCAGCGAGGCGCTGGTCGAGCAGTTGGAGGACCTCGGCGTCGAGTACGTCTTCGGCTACCCCGGCGGCCGGGTCATCGAACTGCTCGACGAGCTCCCCGAGTCCGACGTCGAGGTGGTCCGCCCGCGCGACGAGCGCGAGGGCAGCGTCATGGCCGAGATGTACGGCCGGCTGACCCAGACCCCCGGCGTGCTCGCGGGCCAGGGGCCGTGGGTCGGCAGCATCGGGACCATCGGCCAGATGGAGGCCCGGCTGTCGTCGTCGCCGATGGTCGCGCTGACCGAGGCCAGCGAGCGGGGCGACTACTCGACGTTGGCGCCCTACCAGCAGTCCCGCGGCGACTACGGCGGACTCGAACTCCCGAAGATTCTCGACGCGGTGACCAAGGAACACTGGTTCCCGCGCTCGCCGACCGAGACGCTCCGGAGCGTCCAGTTGGCGTTCAAGCACGCCACCGCGGGGCGGCCCGGACCCACGGCGGTCATCTTCGACGGCGACGCGATCACCGAGGAGGTACCCGAGGACCCGATTCCGCCGGTCTGGAACGCCGACGAGCAGGTCCGCAACTGGGACGCCGCGCCGACCGACCGCGACGTCGCGGCCGCGGCCGAGGCGCTCGCCGAGGCCGAAAAGCCCGTCATCATCGCGGGCAACGGCGTCCACGCCGCCCAGGCCTACGAGGAGTTGCAGTCGGTCGCGGAGGCCTACGACGCGGTGGTCGCGACCTCCTACCTCGGCAAATCGACGATTCCGGAGACCCACGACCTCGCGGCCGGCGTCATCGGGTCGTTCGGCCACGAGGGCGCGAATCAGGTCGTGAGCGAGGCCGACGCGCTGCTCGCGGTCGGCTGTCGGCTGAACCCGATGGACACCAACTGGCAGGCGCCCTCCTTCATCCGGCCCGACGAGCAGACCATCGTCCACGCCGACGTCGACACCCGGAACGCCGGGTGGGTCTACCCCGCGGACGTGGGGCTGATCGGAGACGCGAGCGAGAGTCTCCTGGCGCTGGTCGAGGCGGCCGAAGCGGGAGGTGCGGGCGAGGACGCCGGCAACGGCTGGGCGCGCGGCCGGGCGGAGTCGGCCCGCGAGTCGTTCAGCGACCCGAAGTGCGACTCGGACGACGCGCCGATCAAGCCCCAGCGCGCCGTCAAGGAGATCGAGGCGGTGGTCGATGAGGACACCATCGTGACCGCCGACTCGGGCAACAACCGGTTCTGGCTGCTGAACTACCTCCAGACGCCGGGCGTCCGGACCTACTTCGGGTCGGGCGGCGTCGGCGGCATGGGGTGGGCCACCCCGGCGGCGGTGTCGGCCGCCATCACCACCGACAAGGACGTCGTCGGCGTGGCGGGCGACGGCGGGTTCACCATGACGATGACGAGCGTCGAGGTCGCGGTCGAGCAGGGAGTCGCGCCCACCTTCGTCGTGCTCAACGACACCAGCCTCGGGATGGTCCGCCAGATGCAGGAGGACGAGGGCGACATCGCGGGCGTGGAGTTCCACGACACCGACTTCGTCGCCATCGCCGAGGGGTTCGGCGCCGAGGGCGTCCAGGCGACCACACCCGACGAACTCGGGGCGGCGCTCGCGGAGGGCAAGGACAGCGACGTGCCCACGGTCGTCGACGCCCGCATCGACCGCGACGAGGAGATGGCCGACCAGCTCCAGTCGTCGTTCTACGCCGAGGTCGGCGGCCTCCACGAGTGA
- a CDS encoding outer membrane protein assembly factor BamB family protein: MCPRKPSRRAVIATAGSALFAGCVGSLPGSGGTTTETPRTDPTTATEAREPSTGPRAADADWAQPGRTAAHPGYNATIDAPDEEPPEDWRTELDGPLTTPTVVGDAVYLTRGELTDEAPVATVEAYGLASGSRRWSTPLETRYAFSAPFDNFRTVYHRGTLYLATDRSVTAVDARSGAVLWTTGVGTHVNDPPVVGDDGVYVCGVVDGVVVALDHDGAVRWRYPEPETTTERGHRGGIRGIRQPALADGTLYASFSGAGRLVALDAATGEERWRHDPESDHPAATGAVVATADELVRASFRGVEAFDRDGTLRWRHGGLEEAVIRPAVGHGTVFVAGLEGQFVALDVEDGTERWRTSLAPDEFVQGTIPSVTDGAVHALRTTPAEKTVAVHALDPETGDELWALTRTGTRGRGPVPARDRYVLATQTTPLEQRRNKTVSEGLDTVSSLWTFSP; the protein is encoded by the coding sequence ATGTGTCCCCGCAAGCCCTCCCGCCGAGCAGTCATCGCGACCGCCGGCAGCGCCCTCTTCGCCGGCTGTGTCGGGTCGCTCCCCGGCAGCGGAGGAACGACCACCGAGACCCCTCGAACCGATCCGACGACCGCGACCGAGGCCCGGGAGCCGTCCACCGGTCCGCGGGCGGCCGACGCCGACTGGGCCCAACCCGGACGGACGGCAGCCCATCCCGGTTACAACGCGACGATAGACGCCCCCGACGAGGAACCGCCGGAGGACTGGCGGACCGAACTGGACGGGCCGCTGACGACGCCGACCGTCGTCGGCGATGCCGTCTACCTCACCCGGGGCGAACTCACCGACGAGGCGCCGGTCGCGACCGTCGAGGCCTACGGTCTCGCGTCGGGGTCGCGCCGGTGGTCGACCCCGCTGGAGACCCGGTACGCCTTCAGCGCGCCGTTCGACAACTTCCGGACGGTCTACCACCGCGGAACGCTCTACCTCGCCACCGATAGGAGCGTGACGGCGGTCGACGCCCGGTCGGGCGCGGTGCTGTGGACCACCGGGGTCGGGACGCACGTCAACGACCCGCCTGTCGTCGGCGACGACGGCGTCTACGTCTGCGGCGTCGTCGACGGCGTCGTCGTCGCTCTCGACCACGACGGCGCCGTGCGCTGGCGATATCCGGAGCCGGAGACGACGACCGAGCGGGGCCACCGCGGCGGAATCCGGGGCATCCGCCAGCCGGCCCTCGCCGACGGGACGCTGTACGCGTCGTTCTCCGGGGCTGGCCGACTCGTCGCGCTCGACGCCGCCACCGGCGAGGAGCGATGGCGACACGACCCCGAGAGCGACCACCCCGCCGCCACCGGGGCGGTCGTCGCGACGGCCGACGAACTCGTCCGCGCGTCCTTCCGCGGCGTCGAGGCCTTCGACCGCGACGGGACGCTCCGGTGGCGCCACGGCGGCCTGGAGGAGGCGGTCATCCGTCCGGCCGTCGGCCACGGCACCGTCTTCGTCGCGGGTCTGGAAGGCCAGTTCGTCGCGCTCGATGTCGAGGATGGGACCGAACGGTGGCGGACCAGCCTCGCACCCGACGAGTTCGTCCAGGGGACGATTCCGTCGGTCACCGACGGCGCGGTCCACGCGCTCCGGACGACCCCCGCCGAGAAGACGGTCGCGGTCCACGCGCTCGACCCGGAGACCGGCGACGAGCTGTGGGCGCTCACCCGGACCGGAACCCGGGGACGCGGTCCGGTTCCGGCCCGGGACCGGTACGTCCTCGCCACCCAGACCACGCCCCTGGAGCAGCGCCGGAACAAGACGGTCTCGGAGGGGCTGGACACGGTGTCGTCGCTGTGGACCTTCTCGCCGTAG
- a CDS encoding NAD-dependent epimerase/dehydratase family protein — protein sequence MAESATVLVTGGTGFIGSYVAQDLVEAGHDVVAYDLSTDTRILDKLGVADDVEVVRGDITDPTSVIRAVRESGATRVVHLAALLTNLARDNPRGAAEVNVMGTNNVFEAARTLDDQVERVAWASSAAVYAPPENYDHGWVDEEDLVYPDTLYGATKEYNEHQAKVYFEDHDLSHVGLRPTVAYGPYRETGGSAFLANIVEKPAVGESFSVEYGDQVVDWQYVEDIAQAFRKAAFAPEEDLSQRIYNVRGEVATIREAAETVREIVPDADIEVSDEGELPWTQKLDMTDAQADLGYDPEYDLEAGFREYIDALRTEAGLEPLE from the coding sequence ATGGCCGAATCAGCGACCGTACTCGTCACGGGCGGGACCGGCTTCATCGGGTCGTACGTCGCGCAGGACCTCGTCGAGGCGGGCCACGACGTGGTGGCGTACGACCTCTCTACCGACACCCGGATCCTCGACAAGCTCGGCGTCGCCGACGACGTCGAGGTGGTCCGGGGCGACATCACCGACCCGACCAGCGTGATCCGGGCGGTCCGGGAGTCGGGCGCGACCCGGGTCGTCCACCTCGCGGCGCTGCTGACCAACCTCGCCCGCGACAACCCCCGCGGCGCGGCCGAGGTCAACGTCATGGGCACGAACAACGTCTTCGAGGCCGCGCGGACGCTCGACGACCAGGTCGAGCGCGTCGCCTGGGCCTCCTCGGCGGCGGTGTACGCCCCGCCCGAAAACTACGACCACGGGTGGGTCGACGAGGAGGACCTCGTCTACCCCGACACCCTCTACGGCGCGACCAAGGAGTACAACGAGCACCAGGCGAAGGTGTACTTCGAGGACCACGACCTGAGCCACGTCGGCCTCCGCCCGACGGTCGCCTACGGCCCGTACCGCGAGACCGGCGGGTCGGCCTTCCTCGCGAACATCGTCGAGAAGCCCGCGGTCGGCGAGTCGTTCTCGGTGGAGTACGGCGACCAGGTCGTCGACTGGCAGTACGTCGAGGACATCGCCCAGGCGTTCCGGAAGGCGGCGTTCGCCCCCGAGGAGGACCTGAGCCAGCGCATCTACAACGTCCGCGGTGAAGTCGCCACCATCCGGGAGGCGGCGGAGACGGTGCGCGAGATCGTGCCCGACGCCGACATCGAGGTCAGCGACGAGGGCGAACTCCCCTGGACCCAGAAGCTCGACATGACCGACGCCCAGGCGGACCTGGGCTACGACCCCGAGTACGACCTCGAAGCCGGGTTCCGCGAGTACATCGACGCCCTCCGCACCGAGGCGGGGCTGGAGCCGCTGGAGTAG
- a CDS encoding DsrE family protein: MRTAFHLTSGDEDHQKTVLTIAENLSNDETIDMDDIVVVAQSKGIDPLTNDGTHSDTVRELRDAGISFRACSNTLDLMDLDDADLVEGVETVSSGASELTRLQDDGYAYLRP, from the coding sequence ATGCGAACTGCATTCCACCTGACCAGCGGCGACGAGGACCACCAGAAGACCGTTCTCACCATCGCGGAGAACCTCTCGAACGACGAGACCATCGACATGGACGACATCGTAGTCGTCGCCCAGTCGAAGGGTATCGACCCGCTCACGAACGACGGCACCCACAGCGACACCGTCCGGGAACTCCGGGACGCGGGCATCTCGTTCCGGGCCTGCAGTAACACGCTCGACCTGATGGACCTCGACGACGCCGACCTCGTCGAGGGCGTCGAGACGGTGTCGTCGGGCGCGAGCGAACTCACCCGACTACAGGACGACGGCTACGCCTACCTCCGGCCCTGA